Genomic DNA from Bdellovibrionota bacterium:
CCCGAACCGCCACTTTCGGTGTGGCGAGTTTGATCAAGGTGTCGGTGAGCACTTCGACGGACCCGGTGGTGTCCGCTTTGATGATGAGCTTCAGTTCCTTGACATCGCCCTGTTCGATCTTTTGGTAGAGATCGTCCAGCGAAACCTTGCTCGACTTCGATAGATCCTGATCCCTTCGGGCCATTTGACGCATTTCGGAAATCTGTTTGGACGTTTTTTCGTCCGCCACGGCGGAGACATGATCCCCGGCGATCGGCACGCCGGCCACGCCGAGAATTTCCACGGCCGTGGACGGTCCCGCTTCCCGGAGCCGATTTCCTTTGTCGTCGAGCATCGCCCGAACACGGCCCGATTCAGCGCCGGCCACAAGATAATCCCCCTCGTGGAGCGTCCCCTCCTGCACAAGAACCGTGATGATGGGACCCCGGCGTTTGTCCAGCCGGGCTTCGATCACCGCCCCTCTCATCCGTTTATTCGGGTTCGCTTTGAGTTCGAGGACTTCGGTCTGTAGATGGAGCATCTCGAGCAGTTGCGGTATCCCTGTTCCGGTCTTGGCCGAGACGGGGATGTAGAGTGTGTCACCGCCCCACTCTTCCGGAACCATATTGAACTCGGTCAACGCTTTTTTGATCTTTTCAGGGTCGACGCCCGGCTTATCCATCTTGTTGATCGCCACGATGATCGGCACCTTGGCCGATCGTGCGTGATTGATCGCCTCCTTCGTCTGAGGCATCACACCGTCATCCGCGGCGACAACAAGCACCACGATGTCGGTGATCTTTGCGCCTCGCGCGCGCATCGCGGTGAACGCCTCGTGTCCCGGGGTATCGATAAACGTCACCATTTTCCCGGAGTCGGTTTTCACCGTGTAAGCGCCGATATGTTGCGTGATGCCCCCGACCTCTCCGCTGGCGACCGTTGTTTTCCGGATGGAATCCAGAAGGGACGTCTTGCCATGGTCGACATGCCCCATGACGGTCACGACGGGCGCCCTCGGCTTCAGATCTTCGGGACTGTCCGTCTCTCCCGCCTTGCCCGGCTCCACGAGAAGATCTTCGGGAGCGACTTTGACGTTTTCGAGTTCGAAACCGAATTCGGAGGCGACCAGTGTGGCGGTATCCATGTCCAGATTCTGATTGATCGTCACCATCGTCCCCATGCCGATCAGTTTTTGAATCACCTCACCGGCCTTCACGCTCATTTTCTTGGCGAGGTCGGCCACCGTGATGTTCTCGGTGATTCGAATCACTCGTTTAATCGCGCGCGGGGTGGTGATCTCGGTCTTCTTGCCTTTCTTGCCGGGAGCGAGGCGCTTTTTGCCGTGCATCTTCCCGTGCATTTTCGGCTTGTGAAAATCGCGGATTTCGATGATCTCTTTTCGGCCGAGACCGGACGTTCCGGGCGCGGCGAGAATCCCGTCGGGAAGCCCGGTGGCTTCGGACAGACGATCGGCACGAGCCGGTTTGGCTTCCGACGGCGGCGGAGGCGGCGGAGCCGCCACAACTTTGAGCCGTTTATATTTGGCTTGATAGCTGGGGTCCGTCGATTCTTTCAATTCCTCCTCCGCGGCCTGCATTACGGGAGACGAAGTCGACCCGGGATGCGTAGCCGCTGGAGTTTCGACGTCGATCTTTTTCCGCGCCGTGGGAGAAGCACTCACGATGGATGGCGCCTTGGATTCCCCCGGAGTCTCCGCGGGAGCGTGCGATTCCGGGGTCGGCGGCGGCGGCGGTTCCGTGGAAATCGGAGGCGGCGGCGGCTGAGGAGCCGCACGACGCCGGATGACGGTTTTCGTCACCCGACTCTCGGTGACCACCTTATCGGACACGGCTCCTCCAGGTGTGCTTTCGATCTTTCTCTCGTCCACGGTTACCACGTGTACCTCAAAGTCGTTACGCCGACGGCGAGGCTCCACTACCTCCCGACAAATGTTGTTGGGCCGATTCGATCAATTCCGCGGCTTTTTTTTCTCCCAATCCCGATTTCTCCGCAACGGCCGCTGCGTCCGCCTTGGCTAAATCCGCAACGCTCCCAAACCCGCCTTTTTTGAGAGCCTCCATCGTCTTCGGTCCAACGCCCTTGAGCTTAAGAATCTCCTTTTCCCCGTCGCTCATGGGGAGCGCCGGTTCAGGCGCAGCAACTTCGGCGTTTGCGGCCGCTGCCGCCGCGGCCGAGGCTGCTAAAGCCGCGTCCGCAGCCGCTTGCTTTTGGTTTGCAAGCCAAGTCGCCGCCGCCACTTTCAGATCTTCAATTTTCTGCGGCTCGAGACCCGTGATTTGAGCAATCTGGTTGGTGTCGTGGCCGATGAGCGACTCCGGTGTCGTCACTCCTTGGTTGTAAAGCAGCTCCGCCAGATTGTCCCCCAACCCTTCGATCTGGGTTAGTTTTCGGCGACCTTCTTCGGCCATCTCTTTGACTTTGGTCTCCGAGTGAATGTCGATTCGCCATCCGGTGAGACGCGCCGCCAAACGGACGTTTTGGCCTTTCTTGCCGATCGCGAGTGAAAGCTGGTCGTCCGCGACGATCAATTCCATCGTCCGGTTCTTGTCGTCGAGAATGACGCGCGAAACTTCAGCCGGGGCGATCGCGTTGCACACGTACCGCGCCGGATCGGGATGAAACGCCACAATATCGATCTTCTCGCCGCGAAGTTCCTGCACCACCGCCTGCACGCGCGAACCTTTCATTCCGACGCAAGCTCCGACCGGGTCCACGTCCGAATCCCTGGACGAAACGGCGATCTTCGACCGCCCCCCCGGCTCCCGGGCCGCGGCCTCAATCCGGACGATCCCCTCGTAAATTTCGGGAACTTCCATCTCGAAAAGCTTCATCAACAGGCCGGGGTGGGCCCGGGACACGACGATTTCCGCGCCTCGGGAGGTTTTGACGACGTCCACGACGTACGTCTGAATCCGGTCTCCCTGGCGGTAATGCTCGCGCGGCACCTGCTCGGAGGCTGGAAGAACGGCTTCCGTGCGCCCCAGGTCGATCATGATGCTCCCTTTTTCAAACCGCCGGACGATCCCGGCGATCAGAGTCCCCTTTCGATCCTTGTACTCGCCGTGAATGATTTCGGTTTCGGCGTCGCGAATTTTCTGAATGATGACCTGTTTCGCCGCTTGGGCCGCAATTCGGCCCAACTCCTTGCTGTCCATTTTCACGCCGATCACATCCCCCATTTGGCACTCCGCATCGTGGCGGCGGGCATCTTCAAAGGAGACTTCTTTCAATGGATCGCCAACCTTTTCCACCACCGTCCGAAATTCAAAAAGTTCGATCTCCTCGTCCTTCTCGTTGAAATGGGCTTCGATTTCTTTTTCCAAGCCGAATTTCTTTTTGGCGGCGGACAGAAAGGCGCTCTGCACCGCTTCAATGATCACTTCCTTCTTGATCCCCTTGTCGCGGCACAATTGCTCGATCTCGCGGTTGAGCCCCTTGAACATTCCCTGACTTTGACTCTGCGTCATGACGATCTGCTCCGTTTCCCCATTTTTTCCGAGGTTTCCAGAAACAAAAAAGTGGGCAAGGCCGCCCACTTAGGCCGCGCAGTATAGGGAAGCGTTCCCCCGGGCGCAAGGGAAAAATGGTTGACAAACTCGGCGTTCGTTCCCATAGTTTCCCCCAATTGTTTTGAGAGGTTAGATCGCGCCATCGGCCGGAGAACCGCTCGGCAGAGGCCGAAAGGCTCCCGCGGCCAAAAACAGAGAACGAATGAGGAGGAAGGTTTTTATGAAACGCTTTTGGATAATGACGGTTGCACTGACGATGTTTGGAATGTTGGCCGGCGGATGCGCCGGCAAGAAAACCGAAACCGGCGCCGCGGGCGCAGGGGGACCCGGCGGGGGAGATACTTCGGGCATCTCTGAATCGGGCGCGGGCTCAACCGGAGGAGCCGGCTCGGCCAGCGGCGTCCCGGTCGTCTATTTCGACTTTGATCAATACACGCTCAACAACACCGCTCAGAGCGAGCTCAAAGACGCTGCGGGAATCTTCAAGAGCGATCCGAAGATGGCGATCACGATTGAAGGCCATTGCGATGAACGCGGCAGCGTGGAGTACAACCTGGCGCTCGGCGAACGACGCGCCCAATCGGTGAAGAGCTATCTTCAAAAACTCGGGATCGAAACCAAGCGGCTCAACACGATCAGCTACGGCGAAGAGCGGCCCGCAACTTCGGGAAGCGGCGAGTCTTCCTGGGCGAAAAACCGCCGAGCTGAACTGATCAAAAATCGATAGTCCTTGCGTCGAATGGCGCTTGACTCGCGATTCCTTCGCCTGCTTGCTTCGGGCGGAGCATGTTTTGTTTTGTCCGCCTGCCCGCCGCCAGGCTCCATGCAACCGGCGGATGTCCAGGCGACGGAACAGCAGCGAAAGATGGATTACCTGAACAACCGTTTGAACCAGGTGGAACAGACCACAAGCAAGCTGGGCCGGAGCCTCGACGAGGCCGACCAAAATATTCGTCAAATCAAGGCGGATCAGTCGGTCATCAATGAAGAACTGCGCGCGGAGCTCCGTGCGCTGAAAGGCTCCATCGAAGTATTGCGACACGATCTGGAGGGCTTCGCGACAGGCAATCAGAAGATCAAGGAAGATCTGGATTCCCGTTTGATCGAAATGGATCAAAAAGTCAGCAACCTTTATGCGGCGCCTCCCCCTTCCCCGTCGGCGAAGGCCCCCGTTCCGATGGCCGGCGGCAAGGGGGCGCCGCGAACGGCACCCGGAACGGATGACATCACGAGGTACAACCAGATTCTGCGAATCGCGCTGGATCGAAAAGATTACGGAACCGCCATCGCGCAGTTCCGGGATTTCATCCGCGATTATCCAAACAGCGCGCTGACCGACAACGCGCAATACTGGGTCGGCGAGGGGTATTTCGCGCAGGGGGATTTCGCTCGCGCGATCACCGAATTTCAGGTCGTCATCGATAAATATCCCCAGAGCGAAAAGGCCTGCGACGCCGTGTTGAAACAGGGATATGCGTTCCTGGAACTCAAAGATGCCAAAAAGGCCAAACTCTTTCTGACCGAAGTGACCAAGCGCTGCCCGAACACGCAAAACGCGACCAAAGCCTCCGAGCGCCTGAAGGAGCTTGCGGCGGCTGGCGCGAAGAAGTAGACCCCGGACGCTATCCGTGAACATTTTGGGAATTGAAACCTCGTGCGACGAGACCGCCGCGGCCGTCGTCCGCGACGGCCGGCAGATCCTGTCCTCGGTTGTCGCTTCTCAGGACGATCTGCATGGCCGTTTCGGCGGCATCGTTCCGGAGCTGGCGTCCCGCCGCCATGTCGCGACGATCCTGGAGGTCATCGAGCTCGCCCTCCAGCGAGCGGAGCTGACGCTCGACCAAATCGACGGAATTGCCGTGACCAAAGGCCCCGGCTTGATCGGTTCGCTTCTCGTCGGGCTTTCTGTGGCCAAGGCCATCGGATTTTCGCGAAAGATTCCGTTCATCGGCGTTCATCATATTGAAGGGCATTTGGAGGCGGCTCTCTTGTCTGCGAACGGCCCACCGCCCTACCCCTTCGTCGGCCTGGTGGCCACCGGGGGACATACGAGCCTCTATTTCGCGCCGCAGCGAGGCATGTACCACCTGCTTGGGCAGACGCGTGACGATGCCGCCGGCGAAGCCTTCGACAAAGTCGCCAAGCTCTGCGGCCTCGGATACCCAGGCGGACCGGCGATCGAGAACGTTGCGGTGAACGGGATCTCCGAAGCGATTTCGTTTCCCCGTGCCATGCTTCCTCGTACGTATGATTTCAGTTTCAGCGGATTGAAAACCGCCGTCGCACTTTGGGTGCGCGAACATGGTGTCCCGTCGGGCCAAACCTTATCGGACCTGGCGGCCAGCTTTCAGGAAGCGGTTTTCGATGTGCTCATCGCAAAACTGTTCGAAGCGGCGGAAACGAAAGAAACGCCGGACGTTGTTGTGTGCGGCGGCGTCGCGCGGAACGAGCGTTTTCGAACGCGGCTGAAGGAGGAGATTCAAAAACGCGACCAAAAGCTCTGGATCGCGCCGCTCGCTCTTTGCACGGATAACGCCGTTATGATCGCGGCGGCCGGAACCTCCCGCCTTTCGCGCGGGGAGAGCGACGCACTCTCCCTGAACGCCCAGGCCACGATGCCGATCGCTCTCGGATGATTTCACCGCAACGTTACTTTCGGGAGAGCGGCTTCCGAGCCAAAAAATCGCTCGGCCAAAACTTCCTCATTCACGCCGAGACCGTAAAGAAAATCGCCGATTGGGCCGACCTCCGCGAAGGTGAAACACTTCTCGAAATCGGTCCCGGCCTCGGCGCGCTTACGGAGGTTCTTCTCGCGCGAGGCTTTCTCGTCGTCGCAATTGAGAGGGACCGACAGCTCTATGCCTTTCTACAGACTCACTTCAAGGAACGGCCTTGCCTGCGGCTCCTGCATGACCATGCACTCAAGATTAATTACGCCGATCTTTTTTCCCACGAGAGTCCCGCCCATATTGTCGCCAATCTTCCGTATTCGATCTCCACGCCGATTCTTGAGCGATGGATCGAATCGCGGGAGCTCTTCCCTCGGATTCATCTCTTGCTTCAGGAGGAGATCGTCGAACGGATAATCGCCCCCGTGAACAGTTCCGATTACGGACGACTTAGCATTTTCGTTCAGACCTATTACGAATCGCACCGGGGACCGAAAATTCCGAGAGGGAGTTTTTTCCCGGAGCCGGACGTGGAGTCCCGTCTCGTCTCTCTGGTCCGGCGAGATCCGCCGCTCGTCCAGGATGAAATCGCCGGCGCGTTCGACGACCTGGTTCGCCGGATCTTTCGACATCGGCGTAAGACGCTTCGAAATTCTTTGCGAAGCCGTTCTCTTTCCCCGGCACAAATTGAAGAAATTCTCCGGTCGTTGAACCTGAACGCTCAGAGCCGGCCTGAAACCGTTTCAATCCAGGATCTGGTGCGATTGATGCGCGCACTTAAGGGCGAAAGTTGATAGACGAATGTCCGGCGGAATGATACGACGCACCCGGTGACGCCCCGTTATATCGTCGTCGAAGGTCCGATCGCTGTGGGGAAATCCGCCGTTGTGGAAGCGTTGCGCAAGCGCCTTCTCGCGAAGACTTATCTGGACGCCCCCAACCCCTTTTTGCAGTCCTTTTACGACGACATGGAAAAATCCGCGTTGCAGGTCCAGCTCTATTTTTTGCTGACGCGATTTCAGCAGCAGCGGGAGTTGGCTCAGGGCGATCTTTTTTCGTCCACGATCCTTTGCGATTATCTCTTTCAAAAGGACCGACTCTTCGCGTCGCTCACGCTCGGCACGCAGGAATATGCGCTCTACGAGAAAGTTTATTCCCTGCTGCAGGGAACCATCGCCACCCCCGACGCCGTAGTCTATTTGCAGGCGGATCTCGATACGCTGTTTGAGCGTCTGGCGGCCAAAGATGAAGGATTGGCTCTTCTCTTGCCCGAATCTTATTTGGCCGACGTGGTCGCGGCGTATCAGACATTTTTCTTTCATTATACGGACGCCCCCGTCATCGTATGCAACACCGCCCGGATGAATCTGGCCGAGGATGACGACGGCCTGGATCTTCTCCTCAAGAAATTGGGAGAAGTGAAATCGGGCGTTCATTATTTGAACCCCTAGAGGAGGATCTATGCCGACGCTGATGGATACAATGACCGCACGAGAGATTCTGGATTCCCGTGGAAACCCGACGGTGGAAGTGGAAGTCCGTCTCACCTCCGGTAATACCGGCCGAGCCAGCGTCCCCTCGGGAGCTTCGACCGGGTCTAAAGAGGCCGTAGAACTGCGCGACGGCGACACCAAACGTTTCAACGGCAAGGGAGTCCGGCAGGCGATTCACAACATCGTGGAGACGATCCTCCCGGCGCTTCGAGGCGCGGATCCCTTCAATCAAGAGCGCATCGACGCCCGACTAATCGAGCTGGATGGAACGGCGACAAAAAAGAAATTGGGCGCCAATGCCACGCTCGGCGTATCGATGGCCGTGGCCCGGGCGGCGGCGGATGCCCGGCATCTTCCTCTCTACGCCTATCTCGGCGGAAAGAGCGTCCATATGCTTCCGGTCCCCCAGATGAACGTGATCAACGGCGGCGTGCACGCGGATAACGCCCTCGATGTTCAAGAATTCATGGTCGTTCCTCACGGATTCGCATCGTTTGCCGAAGCTTTGCGAGCGGGGACGGAAACCTACCACGCCCTCAAATCGCTGTTGAAGGAGAAGAAATTGAGCACGGCGGTGGGGGATGAAGGCGGATTCGCACCCAACCTGACCGCCACCGGCGACGCGATCCGTCTCCTCGTGGAAGCGATTGAAAAAGCGGGATATCGGCCGGGCGATCAAATCTCGATCGCGCTGGACGTCGCCGCGACGGAGCTTTTCAAGGACGGCGCGTACGTTTTCCGTAAGACCGACAGCTCATCCAAGACAAGCGCCGAAATGATCGGCATCTACAAGAACCTCGCCAAACTTTATCCGTTGATCTCGATTGAAGATGGTCTCGGGGAGGACGATTGGGTCGGCTGGTCGGAACTGACCCGCGCCCTCGGCCAAAGCCTTCAGATCGTCGGGGACGACATTTTCGTGACGAACCCGAGCCTCCTCCAGCGCGGGATCGAGGATAAAACGGCCAACGCGATTTTGATCAAACTCAATCAGATCGGCACCGTGACGGAAACACTTCAGACTATCGAGCTCGCCCAGGAATCAGGTTTTGCAACGGTGATCTCCCATCGATCGGGAGAAACGGAAGATTCCTTCATCGCCGATTTGGCGGTCGCCACAAGCGCCGGTCAGATTAAAACCGGTGCCCCCTGCCGAACCGATCGAGTCGCGAAATACAACCAGCTTCTTCGGATCGAAGAAGCTCTTCGAGACCGGGCGGAATTCGCCGGTTCCAAGGCCCTAAAGATCCGATAATCATTGGGAAATTTACGAATTGACTCCTTCGCCTTCGTTTGACATATTGCGTCAATCCCGTGACTTACTTTTGGCGGATATCGGCGGTCCTTCTTGTCGCGGCAACTCTGTCGACGTGCGGATCGACGGCAAAGAATTCCGACTCGGTAAACGGCGCCCAAAATTCTGACAGGACAGCGCCTCCGCCGGCTTCGGGAGGGCTGAATGGAACTCTGCGTTTGATCCGCCACGAAGTCGATCCCGACAAGATCGTTCGGATTCATCAGGAGGCGGTTTGGGTGGAAGGAGAAGCGATTCTTCTTCGCCGGCCACAGGTCACCCACGACACGGCCCGGGAAACGGTCTCCAGCCTCGGCCTGGATATGGAAAAACAGGACTCGCCCTCCCCTTACTACGTCGTGCGGTCGAGAGGACTCAAAGAAGAGTGGAAAAACCTCCGCAGGAAACGGGCCCTAGCCGGCAAGATGACACCGGAGATCAAGACAGCGTTCAACCGCGTCCGAAGTCAATCGGTGAATTTTGTCCGCCGCCTGCGCAGAGGTGAGCTCAAGAAACATTTCGTGACGGCCGCGCCCAACTATATTCGGCGGGCCTTTCAGGCGGGCGACGAGCTTTCATACAATCGTT
This window encodes:
- the nusA gene encoding transcription termination factor NusA, with the translated sequence MTQSQSQGMFKGLNREIEQLCRDKGIKKEVIIEAVQSAFLSAAKKKFGLEKEIEAHFNEKDEEIELFEFRTVVEKVGDPLKEVSFEDARRHDAECQMGDVIGVKMDSKELGRIAAQAAKQVIIQKIRDAETEIIHGEYKDRKGTLIAGIVRRFEKGSIMIDLGRTEAVLPASEQVPREHYRQGDRIQTYVVDVVKTSRGAEIVVSRAHPGLLMKLFEMEVPEIYEGIVRIEAAAREPGGRSKIAVSSRDSDVDPVGACVGMKGSRVQAVVQELRGEKIDIVAFHPDPARYVCNAIAPAEVSRVILDDKNRTMELIVADDQLSLAIGKKGQNVRLAARLTGWRIDIHSETKVKEMAEEGRRKLTQIEGLGDNLAELLYNQGVTTPESLIGHDTNQIAQITGLEPQKIEDLKVAAATWLANQKQAAADAALAASAAAAAAANAEVAAPEPALPMSDGEKEILKLKGVGPKTMEALKKGGFGSVADLAKADAAAVAEKSGLGEKKAAELIESAQQHLSGGSGASPSA
- the pal gene encoding peptidoglycan-associated lipoprotein Pal, giving the protein MKRFWIMTVALTMFGMLAGGCAGKKTETGAAGAGGPGGGDTSGISESGAGSTGGAGSASGVPVVYFDFDQYTLNNTAQSELKDAAGIFKSDPKMAITIEGHCDERGSVEYNLALGERRAQSVKSYLQKLGIETKRLNTISYGEERPATSGSGESSWAKNRRAELIKNR
- the ybgF gene encoding tol-pal system protein YbgF, which produces MALDSRFLRLLASGGACFVLSACPPPGSMQPADVQATEQQRKMDYLNNRLNQVEQTTSKLGRSLDEADQNIRQIKADQSVINEELRAELRALKGSIEVLRHDLEGFATGNQKIKEDLDSRLIEMDQKVSNLYAAPPPSPSAKAPVPMAGGKGAPRTAPGTDDITRYNQILRIALDRKDYGTAIAQFRDFIRDYPNSALTDNAQYWVGEGYFAQGDFARAITEFQVVIDKYPQSEKACDAVLKQGYAFLELKDAKKAKLFLTEVTKRCPNTQNATKASERLKELAAAGAKK
- the tsaD gene encoding tRNA (adenosine(37)-N6)-threonylcarbamoyltransferase complex transferase subunit TsaD, with the protein product MNILGIETSCDETAAAVVRDGRQILSSVVASQDDLHGRFGGIVPELASRRHVATILEVIELALQRAELTLDQIDGIAVTKGPGLIGSLLVGLSVAKAIGFSRKIPFIGVHHIEGHLEAALLSANGPPPYPFVGLVATGGHTSLYFAPQRGMYHLLGQTRDDAAGEAFDKVAKLCGLGYPGGPAIENVAVNGISEAISFPRAMLPRTYDFSFSGLKTAVALWVREHGVPSGQTLSDLAASFQEAVFDVLIAKLFEAAETKETPDVVVCGGVARNERFRTRLKEEIQKRDQKLWIAPLALCTDNAVMIAAAGTSRLSRGESDALSLNAQATMPIALG
- the rsmA gene encoding 16S rRNA (adenine(1518)-N(6)/adenine(1519)-N(6))-dimethyltransferase RsmA encodes the protein MISPQRYFRESGFRAKKSLGQNFLIHAETVKKIADWADLREGETLLEIGPGLGALTEVLLARGFLVVAIERDRQLYAFLQTHFKERPCLRLLHDHALKINYADLFSHESPAHIVANLPYSISTPILERWIESRELFPRIHLLLQEEIVERIIAPVNSSDYGRLSIFVQTYYESHRGPKIPRGSFFPEPDVESRLVSLVRRDPPLVQDEIAGAFDDLVRRIFRHRRKTLRNSLRSRSLSPAQIEEILRSLNLNAQSRPETVSIQDLVRLMRALKGES
- a CDS encoding deoxynucleoside kinase; the protein is MTPRYIVVEGPIAVGKSAVVEALRKRLLAKTYLDAPNPFLQSFYDDMEKSALQVQLYFLLTRFQQQRELAQGDLFSSTILCDYLFQKDRLFASLTLGTQEYALYEKVYSLLQGTIATPDAVVYLQADLDTLFERLAAKDEGLALLLPESYLADVVAAYQTFFFHYTDAPVIVCNTARMNLAEDDDGLDLLLKKLGEVKSGVHYLNP
- the eno gene encoding phosphopyruvate hydratase; protein product: MPTLMDTMTAREILDSRGNPTVEVEVRLTSGNTGRASVPSGASTGSKEAVELRDGDTKRFNGKGVRQAIHNIVETILPALRGADPFNQERIDARLIELDGTATKKKLGANATLGVSMAVARAAADARHLPLYAYLGGKSVHMLPVPQMNVINGGVHADNALDVQEFMVVPHGFASFAEALRAGTETYHALKSLLKEKKLSTAVGDEGGFAPNLTATGDAIRLLVEAIEKAGYRPGDQISIALDVAATELFKDGAYVFRKTDSSSKTSAEMIGIYKNLAKLYPLISIEDGLGEDDWVGWSELTRALGQSLQIVGDDIFVTNPSLLQRGIEDKTANAILIKLNQIGTVTETLQTIELAQESGFATVISHRSGETEDSFIADLAVATSAGQIKTGAPCRTDRVAKYNQLLRIEEALRDRAEFAGSKALKIR